In one window of Chiloscyllium plagiosum isolate BGI_BamShark_2017 chromosome 44, ASM401019v2, whole genome shotgun sequence DNA:
- the LOC122543613 gene encoding uncharacterized protein LOC122543613 isoform X3, translated as MTDKRIINLGPIHPGPTSPEPQPSGTRVICGHCKNTFLLLDWPAVSAAPMYVDIHGGITLRCYRCWRGDSLTFINTRTCEL; from the exons ATGACCGA TAAGAGGATAATAAACCTGGGACCCATCCACCCCGGACCAACCAGCCCGGAGCCCCAGCCGTCTGGAACCCGGGTTATCTGCGGGCATTGTAAAAACACATTCCTG CTCCTCGATTGGCCGGCAGTATCCGCGGCGCCGATGTATGTGGATATTCATGGTGGGATTACTCTTCGCTGTTATCGCTGCTGGCGTGGCG ATTCCTTAACTTTCATCAACACAAGAACATGCGAACTCTGA
- the LOC122543613 gene encoding type 1 phosphatidylinositol 4,5-bisphosphate 4-phosphatase-like isoform X2 encodes MTDKRIINLGPIHPGPTSPEPQPSGTRVICGHCKNTFLWREFTDSTLARCPHCRHVSSIGRQYPRRRCMWIFMVGLLFAVIAAGVAIP; translated from the exons ATGACCGA TAAGAGGATAATAAACCTGGGACCCATCCACCCCGGACCAACCAGCCCGGAGCCCCAGCCGTCTGGAACCCGGGTTATCTGCGGGCATTGTAAAAACACATTCCTG TGGCGAGAGTTCACAGACAGCACATTGGCACGCTGTCCTCACTGTCGACACGT CTCCTCGATTGGCCGGCAGTATCCGCGGCGCCGATGTATGTGGATATTCATGGTGGGATTACTCTTCGCTGTTATCGCTGCTGGCGTGGCG ATTCCTTAA
- the LOC122543613 gene encoding type 1 phosphatidylinositol 4,5-bisphosphate 4-phosphatase-like isoform X1, producing the protein MTDKRIINLGPIHPGPTSPEPQPSGTRVICGHCKNTFLWREFTDSTLARCPHCRHVSSIGRQYPRRRCMWIFMVGLLFAVIAAGVAISTWKQARRYHGIYAGWAVLMVLSLCSFARACYWGCLKVSHPIQSFS; encoded by the exons ATGACCGA TAAGAGGATAATAAACCTGGGACCCATCCACCCCGGACCAACCAGCCCGGAGCCCCAGCCGTCTGGAACCCGGGTTATCTGCGGGCATTGTAAAAACACATTCCTG TGGCGAGAGTTCACAGACAGCACATTGGCACGCTGTCCTCACTGTCGACACGT CTCCTCGATTGGCCGGCAGTATCCGCGGCGCCGATGTATGTGGATATTCATGGTGGGATTACTCTTCGCTGTTATCGCTGCTGGCGTGGCG ATATCTACGTGGAAGCAGGCCAGGAGATACCATGGAATCTATGCGGGCTGGGCTGTTCTCATGGTCCTCTCGCTCTGCAGCTTTGCCCGCGCCTGTTACTGGGGCTGCCTGAAAGTCAGCCACCCCATCCAGAGTTTCTCCTGA